In Nematostella vectensis chromosome 11, jaNemVect1.1, whole genome shotgun sequence, a genomic segment contains:
- the LOC125573807 gene encoding zinc finger protein 239-like, producing the protein MASKPKTRNASEKSKNIDHSYDIPGNSTNDNLRNEESSYDYTQESEELDKRQRLPENRSFECDLYGKCFSQSGHRNVHRRTHLGERPYKCEQCSKCFKQAGTLKRHALTHTGEKPQQCPQCGKCFAQAGNLKRHVLTHTGEKGHQCLQCGKCFAQARHLKTHALTHTRKKEHQCPQCGKCFSQAGHLKRHALTHTEEKPHQCLQCGKCFTQAGNLKTHALTHTGEKPHQCLQCGKCFAQAGHLKRHALTHTGEKPHQCLQCGKCFTQAGNLKTHALTHTGEKEHQCPQCRK; encoded by the coding sequence ATGGCGTCCAAACCCAAAACACGGAATGCCTCAGAGAAATCGAAAAATATCGATCATTCATATGACATACCTGGCAATTCCACTAATGATAACTTACGCAATGAGGAGAGTTCTTATGATTATACTCAGGAGAGTGAAGAACTTGACAAAAGACAACGGTTACCTGAAAACAGGAGTTTTGAGTGTGACCTCTATGGTAAATGTTTCAGTCAGTCTGGACATCGCAACGTACATAGAAGAACACATTTGGGTGAGAGGCCGTACAAATGTGAACAGTGTAGCAAATGCTTTAAACAGGCTGGAACCCTCAAGAGACATGCTCTCACACATACAGGAGAAAAGCCACAACAGTGTCCTCAGTGTGGTAAATGTTTTGCACAGGCTGGAAACCTCAAAAGACATGTTCTTACACATACAGGGGAAAAGGGACACCAGTGTCTTCAGTGTGGTAAATGTTTTGCACAGGCTAGACACCTCAAGACACATGCTCTCACACATACAAGAAAAAAGGAACACCAGTGTCCTCAGTGTGGTAAATGTTTTTCACAGGCTGGACACCTCAAAAGACATGCTCTCACGCATACTGAAGAAAAGCCACATCAGTGTCTTCAGTGTGGTAAATGTTTCACACAGGCTGGAAACCTCAAGACACATGCTCTCACGCATACTGGAGAAAAGCCACATCAGTGTCTTCAGTGTGGTAAATGTTTTGCACAGGCTGGACACCTCAAAAGACATGCTCTCACGCATACAGGAGAAAAGCCACATCAGTGTCTTCAGTGTGGCAAATGTTTCACACAGGCTGGAAACCTCAAGACACATGCTCTCACACATACAGGAGAAAAGGAACACCAGTGTCCTCAGTGCCGTAAATGA